Genomic window (Arcobacter aquimarinus):
ATTGATCCAAATGAACAAATTATTGATTTATCAAATCAACTAGAAGTTGAATGGATAGAGTTACATACAGGAACTTTTGCTAATATCTATGCAATGCTTCATTCAAATCTTTCTAATACACATCATTCAATTAAAGAGTTAGAATTAACTAAAAATGAACTGAAAACTAAATTAGCTATTTCTATAAAAGAGATAGAAAATTCTGCAAAAATTGCTAAAAAATTGGGTCTAAAAGTTGCTGCTGGTCATGGATTAAACTATCAAAATGTAACTTTAATTTCAAAAATTCCTGAAATTGAAGAGTTAAATATTGGGCAAAGTATTATTGCACGCTCAGTTTTTAAAGGTCTTAGTCAAGCAATAATTGATATGAAAGAACTTATTAAAAAATGATTGAAAATAAAAAACCAAAAATTGCCATTAGTATTGGAGATTTAAATGGCATAGGAATTGAAATCGCCTTAAAATGTCACGAAGAAATCTCTAATATTTGTCAACCAATATATTGTATAAATAATAAAATGCTAAAAAAAGCTTCTAATGAACTAAAAATTGAAGTTCCAAAAAGTTTTGAAATATTTAAGACAAAGGGTGAATTTGAAATTAAACCTGGAACAGTTTCTAAAAAATCAGGGAAATACTCTTATGATTCATTTTTAGATGCAATAAATTTGGCAAATAAAAAAGAAGTTGAAGCAATTTGTACACTTCCTATAAATAAAGAAGCTTGGAATAAAGCAGATATAAAATACAAAGGTCATACAGAAGTATTGAGAGATTATTTTGGAGAAGATGCTATTATGATGCTTGGTTGTTCTTCAATGTTTGTAGCTTTATTTACTGAGCATATCCCTTTGAAAAAAGTAGCTAAAAAGATAGTTGAAGAAAACTTAACAAAATTTTTAATTGATTTTTATAATAATGTAAAAAGCGACAATATAGCTGTTCTTGGATTAAATCCCCATGCAAGTGATAATGGAGTTTTGGGGGACGAAGAGATAGAAATTTTCAAAGCAATTAAAAAAGCAAATAAATTTTTAGATAAAAATATTTTTAAAGGCCCATTAGTTCCAGATACAGCTTTTTCACCAAATTCAAGAAAAAATCATAAATATTTTATTGCAATGTATCATGACCAAGGTTTAGCTCCATTAAAAGCTTTATATTTTGATGAGAGTGTGAATATAAGTTTAAATCTTCCAATTATCAGAACTTCTGTTGATCATGGAACTGCTTTTAATATTGCCTATAAAAATGAAGATATAAATACTCAAAGTTATATAAATGCTATAAAAGAAGCTATAAATTTAATTCATATTAAAAAATGAAAATATTAGAAGCTTGCTATGAAATTAATTTCTCAAAAATTAATTTTATAGAACGAAAACAAAAAATTGAAAAATCAAAAACTATAATAAGTGGTCCTCCCAAAACGGGGAAAAGTTATTTAATCTACGATTACTTATCAAATCATAAATCTAAAGATTATTTATATCTAGATTTTTCTGATTTAAGAAATAATATTGAAGAAATTTATGTAGATTTACAAAAATTTATAAAAATGAATGAAATCACTATTTTAGTTTTAGAAAATTTTGAGTTCCAATTTGAAATTCCAACTTGTGAAACTATAATTATTTCTACTTCTTATCCTTATAAAATAAGAGGATTTGAAAATATAATATTAAATGCTTTAGATTTTGAAGAATATTTACTTCATGATAATAAACACCAAAACATAACACAAAGTTTCAACAGTTTTTTAAAATTTGGTAATTTACCTGAATTGATAAATATTGATGAACATAAAAAAATACAAAGGTTACAAGAGATATTAAAACTCTCTTCTTTAGATGAAACTTATTACGAAATTTTAAAAAGTTTAATTGAAAATATTGATGAAAAAAAATCACTTTTTCAAATATTTAATTCATTAAAATTAAAAATTAAAATTTCTAAAGATAAATTTTATGAAATTTGCAAAAAAGTAGAAAACAATAAAATAATATATTTTATAGCAAAATATAATCAAGAGAAATCTCTTAAAAAAGTTTACACATATAATCACTCATTTTTTAATGCTATTTCCCATTCTAAAAAATTTAAAAATGAATTCTCGAATATGATTTTTCTAGAACTACAAAATAGATATGATGAAATTTATTATTTAGATAATATTGATTTTTATATAAAATCAAAAAATATGGCTGTGATTGCTATTCCATTTTTTAATAGTTTTTTAACTGCTAATTTAGTGAAAAAAATAATTAAAATTTCTCATGAATTTGATATAAATGAAATAAATATAATAACTATTTCAAATAGTGAAAAAATCAATGACTCAAAAATAAAAATAAATGTAATTCCTTTTTATGAATGGGCTTTAAGCTAAGTATTTGTTAATGATTTTTTAGATAAAATCCAAAAATTATTGAAGGAAAAAAGGGCATGAATAAAAGAGTACTTGTTAAATTTTCTGGTGAAGCACTAGCTGGTGCAGAAGGTTATGGAATTGATACTCAAATACTGGATTATATAGCTGAAGAGATAAAAAGTCTAGTAGAAAATGGTATTGAAGTTGGTATCGTTATTGGCGGTGGAAATATAATTAGAGGTGTAACCGCAGCAGCTGACGGAGTCATAAAAAGAACAAGTGCTGATTATATGGGTATGTTAGGAACTGTAATAAATGGAGTTGCTATGCAAGAAGCCCTAGAATATAAAGGTTTAAGTGCAAGACTTCAAACAGCTATTAAAATGGAACAAATTGCCGAACCATTTATTGTTAGAAAAGCAATGAGGCATTTAGAAAAAGGAAGAGTTGTAATATTTGGAGCAGGAACTGGTAATCCATACTTTACAACAGATACAGGAGCAACATTAAGAGCTACTGAAATTGGTGCTTCAATGCTTATAAAAGCTACTAAAGTAGATGGTGTTTATGATAAAGACCCAATGAAATACTCTGATGCTAAAAAATTAGATACTTTATCTTATGATAGAGCGTTAGAAGACCATATAAAAGTAATGGATGACACAGCAATTGCACTAGCAAAAGATAATAAACTTCCAATAGTTGTTGCAAATATGAATGAAAAAGGAAACTTACTAAAAATCGTAAAAGGTGATTATAGTAAGTGTTCAATAGTTAAATAAAATACTAAAAGGAATAAGAAATGATGAGATTAGAAGAAAGAATTTCAAAAGCATTAAAACAAGTTGACAATGATAGATATATACTAGCAATTGCTGTTGGACAAAGAGCAGATGAATTAAGTAAAGGTGCAAAGCCTTTATTAGAATTAAATACTCAAAAAATGAAATACACTGATATTGCTATTGATGAAATTGCAGCGGGTCTTTTAAAAATAGAAGGATTTGTAGATAAAAAATAAAATAAGTTAAATAACTTATTTTTTTGGTCTAAGTATATGGAACAATTTTTTAAAGAAATTCAAAGCATAAATGCTATTGAAGATGCTATTAGTAAACTAAAAACTCAAATTGAGATTTCTCCTAAGTTATATGAAATAATTAATTTCATAATAGAAGCACATGAGGGACAATTTAGAAAAAGTGGTGAGCCTTACTGTGTTCATCCTGTATTAGTTGCTGCAATTACAGCTCATTTTTCCAAAGATGAATCAGTAATTGCAACAGCTTTACTTCATGATGTAGTAGAAGATACGGAATATACCCTTGATTTTGTAAGAGAAAAATGGGGAAATGATATTGCAATAATGGTAGATGGACTTACCAAAATTGTTGAAATAAGAGAACATGAATTTGTTACTGCAAGTGATGCTACTGATTCTAAAATAATATCATCTGCACTTACTTTTAGAAAAATGCTTATTGCTTCTATAGATGATGTTAGAGTTTTGGTAGTTAAACTCTGTGATAGACTTCATAATATGCTAACACTTAATGTATTACCTCCAAATAAACAAAAAAGAATAGCCGAAGAAACTTTAGTTGTTTATGTTCCAATAGCAAATAGATTAGGTATCTCCACTCTAAAAAATGCACTAGAAGATTTAGCATTTTTTTATATCTATCCAAATGAATACAAAAAAATTGATAATTTTTTAAAAGAGCAAGAACATGCAATGCAACTTACTTTTAATAATTTTATCTCTACAACAAAAAATCTATTAGAAAAAAATGGATATGATTTAAATAAAATTAAAATATATTCAAGAATAAAACATCATTATTCAATTTACTTAAAAATGCAAAGAAAAGGGATTTCGATAGATGAAGTTTTAGATCTTTTCGCTATTAGAATCTTAGTTGAAAATGATATTGATTGCTACAAAGTTTTAGGTTTTATACATTTAGAATTTAAACCTTTAATTTCAAGATTTAAAGATTATGTTGCAACGCCTAAAGAAAATGGTTATCAAACTATTCATACAACAGTATTTTATAACTCAAAAATTTATGAAATTCAAATTCGTTCTTTCGAAATGAATAAAATAGCAGAATATGGAATAGCAGCCCATTGGATGTATAAATCAGGTGTTAAAAATACTACAAATTTAAATTGGCTTAAATCTTTAGAGTTTTCAAATGAAAATATAGAAGAATTTTATCAAGAAACAAAAGATAATTTATATACTCAAGAAATTATAGTTTACTCTCCAAAAGGTGAAGTTTTTACTCTTCCTGTTGGCTCAACAGCCTATGATTTTGCTTTTGCAGTACATTCAAATGTTGGTAAAAAAGCTATTGCTTGCTATATAAATAAAATAAAAAAACCTCTTTTAACTGTGCTTAAAAGTACAGATATTGTCTCTATTGAAACAGGAGATGATATAATTGTTAGATGTTCTTGGATTGATATGGTTCAAACATCAAGAGCAAAAAAACAGATTAAATTTTTATGTACTCATAGACAAAGAGAAATAGATGAAATGTCTGGTAAAAATATCTTAAATACAGTATTTTCTAGATATTATGAAGATGTTACAAAAATATATCCTATTGAATCTCTTTATAAAGTTCCTTTAGTATTAGATTTCTTCAAAAATTCTAAACAACTTATTGAAAAAAACATAGTACAAGATAAAGGATTAATGACTAGGTTTAAAATATTAACTAGTAAAATAAAAGAGTTTAAATTTGATAATATGTTAATATATTCAAATTTCAGTATAACTTCTGTATCATTTGACCATTGCTGTCATCCAAAGTTTGGAGATGATATCGTAGCTTTTAGAAATAACAATGAAGCTATTATTCATCATAAAATGTGCGATAAAGCCTATAATAAAATTAAAAATAATCACCAAATGCTTTTTTGTAAATGGACAAAAAATAGTGTTTATCAATATAAAATGGTAATAAGTATTCCCAATACAAGAGGAGAATTAGCCAAAGTGCTTACATATATGGCTGAAAATGAATTTTATATTTTAGGTGTAGATTTTGGAAGACAAAAACACTCTTACATACAATATTGTGATATAGAGTTTGAAGCAAATAAATCAAATATTGATGAAGTAAAAAAAATAATTGAAAAAAAAGTAAAAGTTATAGAATTTTTCTCGAAAAAAGATGCATATAACAAATAAGAAAAGGTTAATAATTGATGGAAAATAGAGTTCAAGAAGCACTAAATGAAATAAAACGTGGAACTGCTGAAATTATAGATATTGAAGCAATAGAAAAAGTAATAAAAAAATATTTTGAAACAGGTGAGAATTTTTATGTAAAAGCAGGCTTTGATCCAACTGCACCAGATTTACATTTAGGTCATACTGTTTTAATACAAAAACTTGCTACATTTCAAAAATTTGGTGGAATTATACAATTTTTAATTGGTGATTTTACTGCAACAATTGGTGACCCTACAGGTAAAAGTGAAACTAGAAAAGTTTTAAGTAATGAGCAAGTTTTAAATAATGCAGAAACATATAAAGAACAAGTTTTTAAAATACTTGATCCAAATAAAACTCAAGTTATGTTTAATTCAACTTGGTTAAAAGAGTTAGGAACAGGTGGATTAATAGCTCTTGCTTCAAATTTGACAGTTGCAAGAATGCTTGAGCGTGATGATTTTTCTAAAAGATATGCTTCTAATACTCCTATTGCTGTTAGTGAATTTATATATCCTTTACTTCAAGGTTATGATTCAGTTGCTATGAATACAGATATAGAACTTGGAGGAACAGATCAAAAATTCAATCTTTTAATGGGAAGAACTCTACAAAAAGCTTATGATTGTAAAAAACAACAAGCTGTATTAATGATGCCTATTTTAGAAGGTTTAGATGGTGTTCAAAAAATGTCTAAATCATTAGGTAATTATATTGGTGTAACTGATGAACCTTTTGATATGTTTGGAAAAATTTTATCAATATCTGATGAATTAATGTGGAGATATTTTGAACTATTATCATCTAAATCTTTAAAAGAAATAGATGAAATAAAAGAAGGTGTAAAAAATGAAACTTTACATCCTAAAAAAGTAAAAGAATCTTTGGCAATGGAAATCGTTGATAGATTTCATGGTGTTGGATTTGGAGAAAAAGCAAAAGAGGAATTCGAAAAAGTATTTGCTAAAAAAGATATTCCAACGGATATTCCTGTGTTTACTTTTGAAACATCAATTTGGATTTGTCAAGCATTAGTTGATAGTAAACTTGTTGACTCAACTTCTCAAGCAAGACGAGATATAAAGGCAAATGCTGTGTCTATAAACCAAGAAAAAATAAGTGATGATAAGTTAAATTTAGAAAAAGGTGAATTTGTTTTACAAAAAGGTAAAAAAAGTTTCGCTAAGATAATAATAAAATAGAAAGGCTAATGTTTGAAAATAGGAAAATATGAAATAAAACACCCAATAATCCAAGGTGGAATGGGAGTTGGAATTAGTTGGGATCAATTAGCTGGAAATGTAAGTCTTGAAGGTGGTCTAGGAGTTATTTCAGCTGTTGGAACAGGTTATTATAAAAATAAGAGTGAAAATGTAAATATTATTACAAAAAAAGATAAACCAAAAGATGTTTTAAACTTTTATAGTAAAGATGCTCTTACTGAAATTTTCCAAAATGCAAGAAAGATATGTGCAGATGCACCTTTAGCTTGTAATGTTTTGTATGCAATTAATGATTATGGAAGAGTAGTACGTGATGCTTGTCAAGCAGGTGCAAATATCATAATAACAGGTGCTGGAATTCCTACTAATATGCCAGAATTTACAAAAGAGTATCCAGATGTTGCATTAATTCCTATCGTTTCAAGTGCAAGAGCTTTAAAACTTATTTGTAAAAAATGGGAAAGATATAACAAATTACCTGATGCTGTTATTGTTGAAGGTCCATTAAGTGGAGGACATCAAGGATTTAAATATGAAGATTGTTATAAAGAAGAATTTCAACTTGAAAATATTGTTCCAGATGTAATTGAAGAAGCAAAAAAATGGGGAAATATTCCTGTTATAGCAGCTGGTGGTATTTGGGATAAAAAAGATATTGATAAATTTATAAATATGGGTTGTGTTGGTGTTCAAATGGCAACAAGATTTATAGGAACATTTGAATGTGATGCAGATGCTAAATTTAAAAATGTTTTATTAAATGCAAAAGCTGAAGATATTCAACTAATGAAATCGCCTGTTGGATTACCTGCACGTGGAGTTAGAACAAATTTACAATTCTCAATTGAAAATCATACAGCACCAAAGGTTCAATGTATTTCGAACTGTGTTGCACCATGTAATAGAGGACATGAAGCAAAATTAGTGGGTTACTGTATTGCTGACAGACTAGGAGCTGCTTATCAAGGTGATGTAGAAACTGGTCTTTTCTTCTCAGGTTCAAATGGATATAGAATTGATAAAATAATTTCTGTAAAAGAATTAATACAAAAATTAACTGTTGGAGAATAATTATACTTAGAATCTTTTTTATTTTCATCTTTGTTATTAATGTATTACTTGCCGATAACCTAAATTATCTTGAGCAACAATATCGTAATGCAAAAATTGAATTTTTAAAAGCTTCTTTGAAAAAAGATGAAGAACAAAAGATTGAAGAATTAAATAAAATTATATCTTTTGGAGAAAAATTAAATAAAGATGTACGTCCAGATAAAAAAAAACTAGAACTTTTACTGGAAAAAAAAGCTAAAACTAATATTGTAAAATCCAATTTAAATAAAAACATTGAAATCAAAAATAATACAAAAGTAAATAATAATAAAAATACAAATAATCAAAAAATTCTTTATTCAATACAATCTGTTTATAGTAAAAATAATCAAATTATTATTGATTTTAATGTTGATATTACACAAGAAGATATAAAAGCATTTAAATTAAATCAACCTCCTTTATATAAAAATGTTTTTGATATAAATGGTTATTTTAAAGATGCAATACCAACTAAACTCACACTAAATGGAATTGATAAAGTTACATTGGGTCAATTTCAACCAAATATACTAAGAATTGTTTTATCTAATCAAGAAACGCTAAATACATCTTATACAATAAGTAAAAGGCAAGTTGTTATAACTGTTAATAATATCAAAACAAAAAGTAATCCTAGTGTTATGAAAAATGAAAACTCTATTTCCAATCCTGTTGAAAATATTGAAGAATCAAATATAGATACTCAAAATGAAATTCGCTCTATCACTTCTATTGATGATAAGATTATTGTAAAATTTAATAAAAATTACACGAAAAATGATATAAAATTTAAATCTTTTACAAATAATAAAAATTTTGAGACTATTTTTGACATAAAAGGGAAATATAAATATGTTAATCCTACTAAATTAAATATAAGTGGTATAGACAAAATTATTACAACTCAAAATAATACAAATACAGTAAGAATTAGATTTATAAATAACTCTAATACTAAGATTACTTATTCACTAAATAATAAAGAATTAATAGTAACTCCTGTTGTTTTAAATAATGAGAATACTAAACAAAAAACTCAAATTATTACTAAAAAACAAATAAATAAAACTATTGTTATTGATGCAGGACATGGAGGAGATGATGTTGGAGCAGTTGGACCTAAAAAGAGATATGAAAAAGTAGTAAATCTTAGTGTATCTAAATATCTAGCATCCATTTTAAAACAAAGAGGATATAAAGTTTATTTAACAAGAGATAAAGATAAATTCATAAAGGTTATGGATAGAACAATCTTAGCCAATGATAAAAATGCTGACTTATTTTTATCTATTCATACAAATGCAGTTCCAAAAGAAAAAGCTAATCAAATTTCTGGAATAGAAACTTTCTTTTTAAGTCCTGCAAGAAGTGAAAGAGCAAAAAGAGTAGCAGCTCTTGAAAACAAATCTGATATTAGAGAAATGAGTGCTTCATCTAAAAATGTCTTTCTTGAATCATTAAATCGTCCAAGAATTACTGCTTCACATAAATTTGCAATAGATGTACAAGCTGGATTGTTACAAGCTGCTAGAACAAAATATAAAGATACAAAAGATTCAGGGGTTAGAGAAGGACCATTTTGGGTTTTAGTGGGAGCTCAAATGCCTTCTATTTTAATAGAGTTAGGATATATTTCTCATCCTGAAGAGAGTAGAAGATTATACGAAAAGAATTACCAAGAGTTATTAGCAAATGGAATTGCTAATGGGATAGATTCTTACTTTTCAAAAAATCCTTAATCTCTTTTATTAAATTTACTTGTTTATTTTTAATCCTCGGTAAATTATTTAAAGAAAAGAATTTCACCTTAGAATTTTCCCAAGATAAATAATTACTTTTTAGAGTATCATTAGAAAAAAATTTATCCAAATCTTCTATATTTGTAGCATTTACTAGCCAAACTCCAACATCTTTATCAATATTAAGTTGTTCAAAGTAATTTTCAAATAATGCTATCTCAACACTGATTGAACTCTCTTCATAAAACTCTCTTTTTGCACACTCATAAGCTGTTTCGGTTTTATTTTTTGTTCCTTTAAGACATCCCCATTTATCTTTACTAGCAACAGATAAACATAACAATATTTTTATATCATTCCCTTTAATTAAATAAGGAACTACTCCATAAGTTTTAACATGGGATCTCATTTTCATTTTACCTTTTAAGAATTTATTTTTTTATTATAAAAAATAAAAGATATTACAATCCAAAATGAAAAAGGCAATAAAAGAATTATTTCAGGCATTAAATTACCAGAACTTGATAATTTAAATAACATAAAAAAGAATCCCCAAACTATCAATGTTCCAAAAATTGACAAAGATACAAATTTACCCATATTAAAAAATCTACTATTTAAAGAAGCATAAGCATAAACAAGTAAAAGTAAAGGAGTTATAAAAAAAGGAAT
Coding sequences:
- the pdxA gene encoding 4-hydroxythreonine-4-phosphate dehydrogenase — its product is MIENKKPKIAISIGDLNGIGIEIALKCHEEISNICQPIYCINNKMLKKASNELKIEVPKSFEIFKTKGEFEIKPGTVSKKSGKYSYDSFLDAINLANKKEVEAICTLPINKEAWNKADIKYKGHTEVLRDYFGEDAIMMLGCSSMFVALFTEHIPLKKVAKKIVEENLTKFLIDFYNNVKSDNIAVLGLNPHASDNGVLGDEEIEIFKAIKKANKFLDKNIFKGPLVPDTAFSPNSRKNHKYFIAMYHDQGLAPLKALYFDESVNISLNLPIIRTSVDHGTAFNIAYKNEDINTQSYINAIKEAINLIHIKK
- a CDS encoding RelA/SpoT family protein, which encodes MEQFFKEIQSINAIEDAISKLKTQIEISPKLYEIINFIIEAHEGQFRKSGEPYCVHPVLVAAITAHFSKDESVIATALLHDVVEDTEYTLDFVREKWGNDIAIMVDGLTKIVEIREHEFVTASDATDSKIISSALTFRKMLIASIDDVRVLVVKLCDRLHNMLTLNVLPPNKQKRIAEETLVVYVPIANRLGISTLKNALEDLAFFYIYPNEYKKIDNFLKEQEHAMQLTFNNFISTTKNLLEKNGYDLNKIKIYSRIKHHYSIYLKMQRKGISIDEVLDLFAIRILVENDIDCYKVLGFIHLEFKPLISRFKDYVATPKENGYQTIHTTVFYNSKIYEIQIRSFEMNKIAEYGIAAHWMYKSGVKNTTNLNWLKSLEFSNENIEEFYQETKDNLYTQEIIVYSPKGEVFTLPVGSTAYDFAFAVHSNVGKKAIACYINKIKKPLLTVLKSTDIVSIETGDDIIVRCSWIDMVQTSRAKKQIKFLCTHRQREIDEMSGKNILNTVFSRYYEDVTKIYPIESLYKVPLVLDFFKNSKQLIEKNIVQDKGLMTRFKILTSKIKEFKFDNMLIYSNFSITSVSFDHCCHPKFGDDIVAFRNNNEAIIHHKMCDKAYNKIKNNHQMLFCKWTKNSVYQYKMVISIPNTRGELAKVLTYMAENEFYILGVDFGRQKHSYIQYCDIEFEANKSNIDEVKKIIEKKVKVIEFFSKKDAYNK
- a CDS encoding ATP-binding protein, which produces MKILEACYEINFSKINFIERKQKIEKSKTIISGPPKTGKSYLIYDYLSNHKSKDYLYLDFSDLRNNIEEIYVDLQKFIKMNEITILVLENFEFQFEIPTCETIIISTSYPYKIRGFENIILNALDFEEYLLHDNKHQNITQSFNSFLKFGNLPELINIDEHKKIQRLQEILKLSSLDETYYEILKSLIENIDEKKSLFQIFNSLKLKIKISKDKFYEICKKVENNKIIYFIAKYNQEKSLKKVYTYNHSFFNAISHSKKFKNEFSNMIFLELQNRYDEIYYLDNIDFYIKSKNMAVIAIPFFNSFLTANLVKKIIKISHEFDINEINIITISNSEKINDSKIKINVIPFYEWALS
- a CDS encoding DNA-directed RNA polymerase subunit omega, encoding MMRLEERISKALKQVDNDRYILAIAVGQRADELSKGAKPLLELNTQKMKYTDIAIDEIAAGLLKIEGFVDKK
- the tyrS gene encoding tyrosine--tRNA ligase, producing MENRVQEALNEIKRGTAEIIDIEAIEKVIKKYFETGENFYVKAGFDPTAPDLHLGHTVLIQKLATFQKFGGIIQFLIGDFTATIGDPTGKSETRKVLSNEQVLNNAETYKEQVFKILDPNKTQVMFNSTWLKELGTGGLIALASNLTVARMLERDDFSKRYASNTPIAVSEFIYPLLQGYDSVAMNTDIELGGTDQKFNLLMGRTLQKAYDCKKQQAVLMMPILEGLDGVQKMSKSLGNYIGVTDEPFDMFGKILSISDELMWRYFELLSSKSLKEIDEIKEGVKNETLHPKKVKESLAMEIVDRFHGVGFGEKAKEEFEKVFAKKDIPTDIPVFTFETSIWICQALVDSKLVDSTSQARRDIKANAVSINQEKISDDKLNLEKGEFVLQKGKKSFAKIIIK
- a CDS encoding pyridoxine 5'-phosphate synthase, with amino-acid sequence MLLGVNIDHIAVLREARKINDPNPLDALGICKLSGADQITIHLREDRRHIHDNDAVAIIKQSSLPVNLECSINDEIINIVCNLKPSRVTLVPENRDEVTTEGGLNIKKNFEKLQKVIDKLHENEIEVSLFIDPNEQIIDLSNQLEVEWIELHTGTFANIYAMLHSNLSNTHHSIKELELTKNELKTKLAISIKEIENSAKIAKKLGLKVAAGHGLNYQNVTLISKIPEIEELNIGQSIIARSVFKGLSQAIIDMKELIKK
- a CDS encoding N-acetylmuramoyl-L-alanine amidase family protein, yielding MKKDEEQKIEELNKIISFGEKLNKDVRPDKKKLELLLEKKAKTNIVKSNLNKNIEIKNNTKVNNNKNTNNQKILYSIQSVYSKNNQIIIDFNVDITQEDIKAFKLNQPPLYKNVFDINGYFKDAIPTKLTLNGIDKVTLGQFQPNILRIVLSNQETLNTSYTISKRQVVITVNNIKTKSNPSVMKNENSISNPVENIEESNIDTQNEIRSITSIDDKIIVKFNKNYTKNDIKFKSFTNNKNFETIFDIKGKYKYVNPTKLNISGIDKIITTQNNTNTVRIRFINNSNTKITYSLNNKELIVTPVVLNNENTKQKTQIITKKQINKTIVIDAGHGGDDVGAVGPKKRYEKVVNLSVSKYLASILKQRGYKVYLTRDKDKFIKVMDRTILANDKNADLFLSIHTNAVPKEKANQISGIETFFLSPARSERAKRVAALENKSDIREMSASSKNVFLESLNRPRITASHKFAIDVQAGLLQAARTKYKDTKDSGVREGPFWVLVGAQMPSILIELGYISHPEESRRLYEKNYQELLANGIANGIDSYFSKNP
- a CDS encoding nitronate monooxygenase, giving the protein MKIGKYEIKHPIIQGGMGVGISWDQLAGNVSLEGGLGVISAVGTGYYKNKSENVNIITKKDKPKDVLNFYSKDALTEIFQNARKICADAPLACNVLYAINDYGRVVRDACQAGANIIITGAGIPTNMPEFTKEYPDVALIPIVSSARALKLICKKWERYNKLPDAVIVEGPLSGGHQGFKYEDCYKEEFQLENIVPDVIEEAKKWGNIPVIAAGGIWDKKDIDKFINMGCVGVQMATRFIGTFECDADAKFKNVLLNAKAEDIQLMKSPVGLPARGVRTNLQFSIENHTAPKVQCISNCVAPCNRGHEAKLVGYCIADRLGAAYQGDVETGLFFSGSNGYRIDKIISVKELIQKLTVGE
- the pyrH gene encoding UMP kinase, which codes for MNKRVLVKFSGEALAGAEGYGIDTQILDYIAEEIKSLVENGIEVGIVIGGGNIIRGVTAAADGVIKRTSADYMGMLGTVINGVAMQEALEYKGLSARLQTAIKMEQIAEPFIVRKAMRHLEKGRVVIFGAGTGNPYFTTDTGATLRATEIGASMLIKATKVDGVYDKDPMKYSDAKKLDTLSYDRALEDHIKVMDDTAIALAKDNKLPIVVANMNEKGNLLKIVKGDYSKCSIVK
- a CDS encoding NUDIX domain-containing protein → MKMRSHVKTYGVVPYLIKGNDIKILLCLSVASKDKWGCLKGTKNKTETAYECAKREFYEESSISVEIALFENYFEQLNIDKDVGVWLVNATNIEDLDKFFSNDTLKSNYLSWENSKVKFFSLNNLPRIKNKQVNLIKEIKDFLKSKNLSH